A genomic stretch from Kogia breviceps isolate mKogBre1 chromosome 1, mKogBre1 haplotype 1, whole genome shotgun sequence includes:
- the LOC131767770 gene encoding small ribosomal subunit protein eS27-like, with amino-acid sequence MPLAKDLLHPSPEEEKRKHKKKHLVQSPNFYFMDVKCPGCYKITTIFNHAQIVVLCVGCSTILCQPTGGKARLTEGCSFR; translated from the coding sequence ATGCCTCTCGCAAAGGATCTCCTTCATCCCTCTCcagaagaggagaagaggaaaCACAAGAAGAAGCACCTAGTGCAGAGCCCCAATTTCTATTTCATGGATGTGAAATGCCCAGGATGCTATAAAATCACCACCATCTTTAACCATGCACAAATAGTAGTTTTGTGTGTTGGCTGCTCTACCATCCTCTGCCAGCCTACAGGAGGAAAAGCAAGGCTTACAGAAGGATGCTCCTTCAGATAG